One segment of Brassica napus cultivar Da-Ae chromosome C3, Da-Ae, whole genome shotgun sequence DNA contains the following:
- the LOC106442824 gene encoding polyubiquitin-like, with the protein MLSPRIQSKMPLSPNQSIYSIYLNGTLKKEKSKGSLGWILDAVRQMPNFQQMESTMHSRIGVGCGMQIFVKTLSGRTLFTLEVESSDTVDSVKEKIQDKVGIPPDHLSLTFAGELLIASRTLDYYDIHDKSTLMLIRHGAKISVNILQMKRFDFEFEVSDTVDSVKAKIHAVAGIPPYMQKLFYSDELLKGDRTLAGECVGGEITMHEYLRGDMHISVKFMEERTFTFYNSDHIDNVKAKIRDEVGIPRHQQTLTLEGQLLEGGRTLADYRIRMDSTLDLRDGSMQIYVKTLTGKVFPLSVESSKTIYDVMKKISDVEGIPSSMQRLIFNDQQLQYGRTLGYYNVPKESTLFLVLRFRGGGGGFRTTITIEPLLGKTLILRIESASNPITDIPLPSPALPSGVDTLSSTWLEYLLSFLITIKGYSEKWGLRLSWVLFSRIRR; encoded by the exons ATGCTCTCCCCCAGAATTCAGTCGAAAATGCCATTATCACCGAATCAGTCAATCTATAGCATATACCTCAATGGAACGCTCAAGAAagaaa AATCGAAGGGATCACTTGGGTGGATACTTGATGCGGTCCGTCAAATGCCAAATTTCCAGCAAATG GAATCAACTATGCACAGCCGGATTGGAGTTGGTTGTGGTATGCAGATCTTTGTCAAAACTCTCTCAGGGAGAACCTTATTCACACTCGAAGTCGAAAGCTCCGACACCGTTGACAGTGTCAAGGAAAAGATACAGGACAAAGTAGGAATTCCTCCAGACCATCTAAGTCTAACCTTTGCCGGTGAGCTGCTCATTGCTAGCCGCACCTTGGATTATTACGACATCCATGATAAATCAACACTGATGTTGATTAGACATGGTGCCAAGATCTCTGTCAATATTCTGCAAATGAAAAGGTTCGACTTCGAGTTTGAAGTCTCCGACACGGTTGATAGTGTCAAGGCAAAGATACATGCCGTTGCAGGCATTCCACCTTACATGCAAAAACTATTCTATAGCGATGAACTGCTTAAGGGTGACCGTACGTTGGCTGGTGAATGCGTCGGCGGGGAGATAACTATGCACGAGTATCTTAGAGGTGATATGCATATTTCAGTCAAATTTATGGAAGAGAGAACCTTCACCTTCTATAACTCCGACCACATCGACAATGTCAAGGCAAAGATACGTGACGAGGTGGGAATACCTCGTCACCAGCAAACGCTAACCCTTGAAGGTCAATTGCTCGAGGGTGGCCGTACCTTGGCTGATTACCGAATCCGTATGGACTCAACCCTGGACCTTAGAGATGGTAGCATGCAGATCTATGTCAAAACCCTGACAGGTAAAGTCTTTCCCCTCTCCGTTGAAAGCTCTAAAACCATTTACGATGTCATGAAAAAGATAAGTGACGTGGAAGGGATTCCTTCTTCCATGCAAAGGTTAATCTTTAATGATCAACAACTACAGTATGGCCGCACCTTAGGTTATTACAACGTCCCCAAGGAATCAACTCTGTTCCTGGTGTTACGGTTcagaggtggtggtggtggttttCGTACAACCATCACTATCGAGCCATTGTTGGGAAAAACCCTGATCCTCAGGATTGAATCAGCCAGTAATCCAATTACGGATATTCCACTCCCTTCGCCGGCTCTCCCTAGTGGAGTCGACACTTTGTCGTCTACATGGTTGGAATATTTGTTGTCATTTCTGATCACCATTAAAGGATATTCCGAAAAGTGGGGTCTTCGACTCTCATGGGTTTTGTTCAGTCGGATACGGAGGTAG